One genomic region from Streptomyces sp. NBC_01431 encodes:
- a CDS encoding thiamine pyrophosphate-dependent dehydrogenase E1 component subunit alpha has protein sequence MTGTDTAAELSAIGADDLRLLLLIRHFEEALLALFESGRITGTTHTSIGQEYVPVALSPLLDAGDTVLSNHRGHAHYLARHPDPEALLAEILGRAGGLCAGVGGSQHLHRPGFFSTGVQGESLPVAVGMALHTRRVAPQGLVLVYIGDGTWGEGAVYEALNMAALWAVPLVVVVENNGIAQSTPLHAHMAGTVAGRAAAFGLQHREVTAQEPGRIRRQVAPVLRAVRDGGGPAVIEFRTARIGPHSKGDDPRSARELATLRDGDWYTRYERCHDERFGALDAEQRARVADVVGRVLAAPLSEWQPGRTPAPHLAGHGGSQ, from the coding sequence ATGACCGGCACGGACACCGCGGCGGAACTCTCCGCCATCGGCGCGGACGACCTGCGGCTGCTGCTGCTCATTCGGCACTTCGAAGAGGCCCTGCTCGCGCTCTTCGAATCCGGGCGGATCACCGGAACCACGCACACCTCCATCGGCCAGGAGTACGTACCCGTGGCGCTCAGCCCGCTGCTTGACGCCGGCGACACGGTACTCAGCAACCACCGGGGCCACGCCCACTACCTGGCCCGTCACCCGGACCCCGAGGCGCTCCTGGCGGAGATCCTCGGCCGTGCGGGTGGCCTGTGCGCCGGGGTGGGCGGCAGCCAGCATCTGCACCGGCCGGGCTTCTTCTCCACGGGAGTGCAGGGGGAAAGCCTGCCGGTCGCGGTCGGCATGGCCCTGCACACCCGGCGCGTCGCGCCCCAGGGGCTGGTCCTGGTGTACATCGGTGACGGCACCTGGGGCGAGGGCGCGGTCTACGAGGCGCTGAACATGGCGGCACTGTGGGCCGTTCCGCTCGTGGTCGTCGTCGAGAACAACGGCATCGCGCAGTCGACGCCGCTCCACGCCCACATGGCGGGCACTGTCGCGGGGCGGGCCGCGGCCTTCGGGTTGCAGCACCGCGAAGTCACGGCTCAAGAACCCGGGCGCATCCGCCGCCAGGTCGCGCCCGTGCTGCGGGCGGTGCGTGACGGCGGCGGCCCGGCAGTGATCGAGTTCCGCACTGCCCGGATCGGCCCCCACAGCAAGGGGGACGATCCGCGCAGCGCGCGGGAACTCGCGACGCTGCGCGACGGTGACTGGTACACGCGGTACGAGCGCTGCCACGACGAACGGTTCGGTGCCCTGGACGCCGAGCAGCGTGCCCGGGTCGCGGACGTCGTCGGCCGCGTCCTCGCCGCGCCGTTGTCCGAATGGCAGCCCGGCCGGACACCCGCACCCCACCTCGCCGGACACGGGGGGAGCCAATGA
- a CDS encoding alpha-ketoacid dehydrogenase subunit beta, translating into MSGGPRLVDDLNRALHTVMAEDDRLYLLGEDIADPYGGAFKVTRGLSTAFPGRTLSTPISEQALLGVANGLALQGDRAIVEIMFGDFAALAFDQLLNVSGKAGDMYGDGLAMHLVVRCPSGGYRGYGPTHSQSLQKHFIGIPNLQLFELTPFHPNREVFRHMLGLGKPCLFFEEKTLYATKAGAARRRDVPFACRLTGAAPGTALLSVEEPEQADCLIVAPGGMAHLALEAAELLLLEDERVATVAVPSRLYPLDVDPLARIAARTGRVLVVDQGTGGGTWAETVAHQLHTRLWGRLHRPVAIVHSKESVIPAAGHLERRVLVQRDWITAVLRELLDV; encoded by the coding sequence ATGAGCGGCGGCCCGCGCCTGGTGGACGATCTCAACCGGGCCCTGCACACCGTGATGGCCGAGGACGACCGGCTGTACCTGCTCGGCGAGGACATCGCGGACCCGTACGGCGGTGCCTTCAAGGTGACCCGCGGTCTGAGCACGGCCTTCCCCGGACGCACCCTCTCGACGCCGATCAGCGAACAGGCTCTCCTCGGCGTCGCCAACGGCCTCGCCCTACAGGGGGACCGGGCCATCGTCGAGATCATGTTCGGCGACTTCGCGGCACTCGCCTTCGACCAGCTCCTCAACGTCTCCGGCAAGGCCGGCGACATGTACGGGGACGGACTGGCCATGCACCTGGTGGTCCGCTGCCCGAGCGGGGGCTACCGGGGCTACGGGCCAACCCACAGCCAGAGCCTGCAGAAGCACTTCATCGGCATCCCGAACCTCCAGCTCTTCGAGCTCACGCCGTTTCACCCCAACCGCGAGGTGTTCCGGCACATGCTGGGGCTCGGGAAGCCGTGCCTGTTCTTCGAGGAGAAGACGCTGTACGCCACGAAGGCCGGAGCTGCCCGGCGGCGCGACGTCCCCTTCGCGTGCCGGCTCACCGGGGCGGCGCCGGGCACCGCCCTGCTGTCCGTCGAGGAACCCGAACAGGCCGACTGCCTGATCGTCGCTCCCGGAGGCATGGCGCACCTGGCTCTTGAGGCCGCCGAGTTGCTGCTCCTGGAGGACGAGCGGGTGGCCACCGTCGCCGTCCCTTCCCGGCTGTATCCGCTGGACGTCGACCCCCTCGCCCGGATCGCGGCACGGACCGGCCGCGTCCTGGTCGTCGACCAGGGAACCGGAGGGGGCACCTGGGCCGAGACCGTCGCCCACCAGTTGCACACCAGGCTGTGGGGGCGGTTGCACCGCCCCGTCGCCATCGTGCACTCGAAGGAGTCGGTGATTCCCGCGGCCGGGCATCTGGAGCGCCGGGTGCTGGTGCAGCGGGACTGGATCACGGCCGTGCTCAGGGAGCTGCTCGATGTTTGA
- a CDS encoding 2-oxo acid dehydrogenase subunit E2, translating into MFDIAVPRLNSNDATATVVEWRAADAENVQQGDVVAVIETAKATAELEAPASGVVRHDVPEGAEAEPGSVIGRICPDRAAWEAAERLAEHEAAPQDLVLTRAARELARRHRLGEEELRGLGRRLVREADVAALVPGNSATDGPRVRLSARQREIAATVSRVHQQVPQASLVMKADATALSAVLDRARRDRRTRLGLTELVIKSVASLRGRFPRCFARFDGGDSYELLPGAHVAVTVDTGSGLFLPVARDADTVSVADLGQWLLTCAVRAARDRFELADFAGANVALSLHTEPGVVQALPLIPPGLVGAVTLCGPSDEVALDDSGRAYRRPVVHLGLAYDHRVVNGREAMTFLTALRDTLESAHQLGALIDGAKEGTSGHDAD; encoded by the coding sequence ATGTTTGACATCGCCGTACCGAGGCTGAACAGCAACGACGCGACGGCCACCGTCGTGGAGTGGCGAGCGGCCGACGCCGAGAACGTCCAGCAGGGCGATGTCGTGGCCGTGATCGAGACGGCCAAGGCGACAGCGGAACTGGAGGCCCCTGCCTCCGGTGTCGTGCGCCACGACGTGCCCGAGGGGGCGGAGGCCGAACCCGGCAGCGTGATCGGCCGGATCTGCCCGGACCGGGCGGCCTGGGAGGCCGCCGAGCGCCTGGCGGAGCACGAAGCGGCACCACAGGACCTCGTACTCACCCGGGCGGCACGCGAGTTGGCGAGACGGCACCGCCTCGGCGAGGAAGAGCTGCGGGGTCTCGGCCGCAGACTGGTCCGCGAGGCGGACGTCGCCGCACTGGTGCCGGGGAACTCCGCCACCGACGGCCCGCGCGTGCGGCTCTCCGCACGCCAGCGCGAGATCGCCGCGACGGTGAGCCGGGTGCACCAGCAGGTCCCGCAGGCCTCACTGGTGATGAAGGCGGACGCCACGGCGCTGTCGGCGGTGCTCGACCGAGCCCGGCGTGACCGACGGACGCGGCTGGGCCTGACGGAGCTGGTCATCAAGTCCGTGGCCTCGCTGCGCGGCCGGTTCCCGCGGTGCTTCGCGCGGTTCGACGGCGGCGATTCCTATGAGCTGCTGCCCGGCGCCCATGTCGCCGTCACTGTGGACACCGGGTCGGGACTGTTCCTTCCGGTGGCCCGGGACGCCGACACGGTCTCGGTCGCGGACCTCGGGCAGTGGCTGCTGACCTGCGCGGTGCGAGCCGCCAGGGACCGGTTCGAACTCGCGGACTTCGCCGGCGCCAACGTAGCACTCAGCCTTCATACGGAACCGGGCGTGGTGCAGGCCCTACCTCTCATCCCGCCGGGCCTGGTCGGCGCCGTCACGCTGTGCGGCCCGTCGGACGAAGTGGCCCTCGACGACTCGGGGCGGGCATACCGCCGCCCGGTCGTCCACCTGGGGCTCGCCTACGACCACCGCGTCGTCAACGGCCGCGAGGCCATGACATTCCTGACCGCGCTCCGGGACACCCTGGAGTCGGCCCACCAGCTCGGCGCACTGATCGACGGCGCCAAGGAAGGAACCAGTGGCCATGACGCCGACTGA
- a CDS encoding nucleotidyltransferase family protein: MTPTEQRTSMPPEHELLLTAVKVTFTPDDRERCRKLIESAWETLDWGFLLDQAGRHRVLSLFGKRLNEIWPDTDEPFNLPHRNVLRRYHHANRARNEALLRELETVVRCLADAGVRPALRKGAVLASELYRDLGAREMGDIDLLVDRAELAAARKALASLGYTEGRVEDFGRTLVPATRQIQVYWSLHGNGVHFCRPTGELFVDTHLIELTYDLFLPDSGSSVTAGDLRPHLERHRLNGVETDKLTLPACLLDICADIYLKATTLYYIERSGDLQLAKFVDLVGLMTEFGSSEVARQLHELASRFDVLSKVSFSIQLAAELLDPDPAPDSGLRPFVDQFPLVASELRSYGVADGVSGSWDVPVRERIFDNERFKRVPKSRTPQR, encoded by the coding sequence ATGACGCCGACTGAACAACGCACGTCGATGCCGCCGGAGCACGAGCTCCTGCTCACCGCAGTGAAGGTGACGTTCACACCGGATGATCGGGAGCGCTGCCGCAAGCTCATCGAGTCCGCCTGGGAGACGCTGGACTGGGGGTTCCTCCTGGACCAGGCGGGCCGGCACCGTGTCCTGTCGCTGTTCGGCAAACGGCTGAACGAGATCTGGCCGGACACCGACGAGCCCTTCAACCTGCCCCACCGCAACGTGCTGCGCCGCTACCACCATGCGAACAGGGCGCGGAACGAAGCGCTGCTGCGCGAGCTCGAGACGGTGGTCCGGTGCCTCGCCGACGCGGGCGTGCGGCCCGCCCTGCGCAAGGGGGCGGTGCTGGCGAGCGAGCTGTACCGCGATCTCGGCGCCAGGGAGATGGGCGACATCGATCTGCTCGTGGACCGTGCCGAGCTCGCCGCCGCTCGCAAGGCCCTGGCCTCGCTGGGGTACACGGAAGGACGGGTGGAGGACTTCGGCCGGACGCTGGTGCCGGCCACCCGGCAGATCCAGGTGTACTGGTCGCTGCACGGCAACGGCGTGCACTTCTGCCGGCCGACGGGGGAGCTGTTCGTCGACACCCATCTGATCGAGTTGACGTACGACCTGTTCCTGCCGGACAGCGGGTCCAGCGTCACGGCCGGCGACCTGCGTCCCCATCTGGAGCGCCACCGGCTCAACGGGGTGGAGACCGACAAACTGACCCTTCCCGCCTGCCTGTTGGACATCTGCGCGGACATCTATCTGAAGGCCACCACGCTCTACTACATCGAACGATCGGGGGACCTGCAGCTCGCCAAGTTCGTCGACCTGGTGGGACTGATGACCGAGTTCGGCTCGTCCGAGGTCGCCCGTCAGCTGCACGAGCTGGCCTCCCGCTTCGACGTACTGTCCAAGGTGTCCTTCAGCATCCAGCTCGCGGCCGAGCTCCTGGACCCCGACCCGGCACCCGACAGCGGGCTGCGGCCCTTCGTCGACCAATTCCCACTGGTGGCGTCCGAACTGCGCTCCTACGGCGTGGCCGACGGTGTCTCGGGCTCATGGGACGTGCCCGTACGGGAGCGGATCTTCGACAACGAACGTTTCAAGCGGGTGCCCAAGTCGCGCACCCCGCAGCGATGA
- a CDS encoding inositol monophosphatase family protein: protein MGEVTGEQAVTVARSAVRQAGTLLSELAGTSAADARLKHGYEVVTEADLRSDELIRAVIRAEHPDHRVISEENWEGWQEGMFDGPTWVVDPLDGSVNFAHNHPYVSVSVAYVVDGVVQAGAVCAPFLGQVFDAVRGGGARCNGEPIAASATATLADALVGTGFPHERTQLDGVMERIRRLVSHCRDIRRAGSPALDICWVAAGRLDAHTESLGPWDVAAAGLIATEAGACRTSLLPESIPLPSDLAGAGFMVAAPGVYEELVRLLSK, encoded by the coding sequence ATGGGAGAAGTCACCGGCGAGCAGGCGGTGACCGTGGCGCGCTCGGCCGTACGACAGGCGGGCACGCTGCTGAGCGAGCTGGCGGGCACCAGCGCCGCCGACGCTCGGCTGAAACACGGCTACGAGGTGGTGACCGAGGCCGATCTGCGCTCGGACGAGCTGATCCGGGCGGTGATCCGCGCGGAGCACCCCGACCACCGGGTGATCAGCGAGGAGAACTGGGAGGGCTGGCAGGAGGGGATGTTCGACGGGCCGACCTGGGTGGTCGACCCCCTGGACGGGTCGGTGAACTTCGCCCACAACCATCCCTACGTCTCGGTCTCGGTGGCGTACGTCGTCGACGGAGTCGTCCAGGCGGGCGCGGTGTGCGCTCCGTTCCTCGGCCAGGTCTTCGACGCGGTACGCGGCGGGGGAGCCCGCTGCAACGGCGAGCCGATCGCAGCCAGCGCCACGGCGACGCTGGCCGACGCACTGGTCGGCACCGGATTCCCGCACGAACGAACGCAGTTGGACGGTGTCATGGAACGGATCAGACGCCTGGTCTCGCACTGCCGTGACATTCGCCGGGCAGGCTCGCCGGCCCTCGACATCTGCTGGGTGGCGGCGGGACGGCTCGACGCGCACACCGAAAGCCTCGGGCCGTGGGACGTCGCTGCGGCCGGCCTGATCGCCACCGAGGCAGGAGCATGCCGCACCAGCCTGCTGCCGGAGTCCATTCCGCTGCCGTCGGACCTGGCCGGCGCCGGATTCATGGTGGCCGCGCCCGGAGTTTATGAAGAACTGGTCCGACTCCTCTCCAAATAA
- a CDS encoding condensation domain-containing protein — protein MTSEKFRRHPCRPIWKRSEVIEQAPLTFAQETQQSLLMRWPELRSARHATYRLVGPLDVPRLVREFQGIVRRNEALRVVIDEADGVRRQVARPVVEEGFPLSVQQINCRSEEQFTRYVTKVLKEDLVAPFDIAKQYPFRCRVFRFSEECHALTISVEHSAIDYRGMHLLTTQLWERYADGAGPSEPSMGFLQAARQQRDRCGERTAEAAKRHWRNKIAALPQSCVFATSQESGGERHPDRLLRFQLTGAELGRVEEACRRLNLSVYQVALTAFADTLLRLTDEDTVAVYIPVDSRDQGEQAVIGMFTLYLPLLIERSRFDPDRPGSWIFREMVTALAHRHVDFQALLHEAGIEETDRPADRHRCVVANYLDHGANDRAPSHFDERAGLRRDRGHYDHPGRRGIDMELAVHRYADMVELELLFSGLHFSGEHAERAMRQFTREFERQLGDGGTV, from the coding sequence GTGACGTCGGAGAAATTCCGGCGTCACCCCTGCCGACCGATCTGGAAAAGGAGCGAGGTCATCGAACAGGCGCCACTCACTTTCGCTCAGGAGACCCAGCAAAGCCTGCTGATGCGATGGCCCGAGCTGCGCTCTGCCCGGCACGCAACCTACCGGCTCGTGGGGCCGCTCGACGTCCCCCGCCTCGTGCGGGAGTTCCAGGGGATCGTCCGGAGGAACGAGGCGTTGCGCGTCGTGATTGACGAGGCCGACGGCGTTCGCCGACAGGTGGCGCGTCCGGTGGTTGAGGAGGGCTTCCCGTTGAGTGTGCAGCAGATCAACTGCCGCTCGGAGGAGCAGTTCACGCGCTACGTCACCAAGGTGCTGAAGGAAGACCTGGTCGCGCCGTTCGACATCGCGAAACAGTATCCGTTCAGGTGCCGGGTCTTCCGTTTCTCCGAGGAGTGCCACGCCCTCACCATCTCGGTCGAGCATTCGGCGATCGACTACCGCGGCATGCACCTGCTGACCACACAACTGTGGGAGCGGTACGCCGACGGGGCCGGGCCCTCTGAACCCTCGATGGGGTTCCTGCAAGCCGCCCGGCAGCAGCGCGATCGGTGCGGCGAACGGACCGCCGAAGCGGCGAAGCGGCACTGGCGGAACAAGATCGCCGCGCTGCCGCAGAGCTGTGTGTTCGCCACGAGCCAGGAATCCGGTGGTGAGCGGCACCCGGACCGGCTGCTGCGCTTCCAGCTCACCGGCGCGGAGCTCGGCCGCGTAGAGGAGGCGTGCCGCCGGCTCAACCTCTCGGTGTACCAAGTGGCCCTGACCGCTTTCGCCGACACCCTGCTCCGGCTGACCGACGAGGACACCGTCGCCGTCTACATCCCCGTGGACAGTCGGGACCAGGGCGAACAGGCGGTTATTGGCATGTTCACCCTCTACCTGCCCCTCTTGATCGAACGCAGCCGCTTCGACCCGGACCGGCCGGGGAGCTGGATCTTCCGTGAGATGGTCACCGCGTTGGCCCATCGCCACGTCGACTTTCAGGCCCTGCTGCACGAGGCGGGGATCGAGGAGACGGACCGGCCCGCCGACCGGCACCGCTGCGTCGTCGCGAACTACCTCGACCACGGCGCCAACGACCGCGCCCCGTCGCACTTCGACGAACGGGCCGGCCTGCGCCGTGACCGCGGCCATTACGACCACCCGGGCCGGCGTGGAATCGACATGGAGCTGGCCGTGCACCGGTACGCCGACATGGTCGAGCTGGAGCTCTTGTTCTCGGGTCTGCATTTCAGCGGGGAGCATGCTGAACGGGCGATGAGGCAATTCACTCGTGAATTTGAAAGGCAATTGGGCGACGGGGGTACGGTGTGA